A portion of the Pedobacter cryoconitis genome contains these proteins:
- a CDS encoding condensation domain-containing protein: MTYNSNIIAELSLQQARYLKRDKGVALFMRVELEMNNPDVVALEKAIAFFVKRHESLRTIFPLIDGEFKQVILPADERFALEFIDTNTLHKSYEEIRTEYFENAGVWFVDKQKDPLTRFFLFKLAGEKYMFLFLVDHISCDDWSMEKIIKKELMTFYQCYSDGGEPDIQPLKIQLRDYAEQRKTWISEKGEELKKYWKAKTSGYDYIFNISDFYEGYFLRNNQRLLAEKTIGKAETQKELFAIYDHPQALLYTTKISGQHFNAITAFAKNNNCTISSIIYASLSILLYSYTGKRKTLIAAIIADRFVSENQLIIGNLLGEAYFTGEFSDRLVINDVIDQTFYDILTNCQNLIINYDYLDLDRAELRASCDMVVNYIKYYENLPDITEIQENHIDTDINHYPLKNTACEYDNGFILYWKYNKLLFDKELIEDIVECHQNILEFMIKNDDKTIGELKNYLKAKATTTI; this comes from the coding sequence ATGACATATAATTCTAACATAATCGCTGAACTATCATTACAGCAGGCCCGGTATTTAAAACGCGATAAAGGGGTTGCGCTTTTTATGAGAGTTGAGTTAGAAATGAATAATCCTGATGTTGTTGCTTTAGAAAAAGCAATAGCATTCTTTGTAAAAAGGCACGAAAGTCTGAGAACTATATTTCCATTGATTGATGGTGAATTTAAACAAGTGATTCTCCCTGCAGATGAGAGGTTCGCTTTAGAATTTATTGATACCAATACATTGCATAAATCTTATGAAGAAATCAGAACTGAATATTTTGAAAATGCAGGAGTATGGTTTGTTGATAAGCAAAAAGATCCACTAACCAGGTTTTTCTTGTTCAAGTTAGCAGGGGAGAAATATATGTTTCTTTTTTTAGTGGACCACATTAGTTGTGATGACTGGTCGATGGAAAAGATCATCAAGAAAGAACTCATGACGTTCTATCAATGCTACAGTGATGGAGGTGAGCCAGATATTCAACCATTGAAGATACAATTAAGAGACTATGCCGAACAGCGGAAAACATGGATCAGTGAAAAAGGAGAAGAATTAAAAAAATATTGGAAAGCCAAAACATCAGGGTATGACTATATTTTTAATATAAGCGACTTTTATGAGGGATATTTTTTGAGAAATAATCAAAGGTTATTAGCAGAAAAAACAATCGGGAAAGCAGAGACTCAAAAGGAATTATTCGCGATATATGATCATCCCCAGGCACTTTTATATACGACTAAAATTTCTGGTCAACACTTTAATGCCATCACAGCATTTGCGAAAAATAATAACTGTACCATATCATCTATTATTTATGCAAGTTTGTCCATTTTATTATATTCTTATACTGGTAAACGCAAAACATTAATTGCGGCTATTATCGCTGACAGATTTGTTTCTGAAAACCAGCTGATCATAGGGAATTTACTTGGCGAAGCTTATTTCACCGGAGAATTTTCTGACCGCCTGGTTATCAATGATGTTATCGATCAAACATTTTATGATATACTTACCAATTGTCAAAACCTGATTATCAATTATGACTATCTGGATTTGGATAGGGCAGAACTTCGGGCGAGTTGCGATATGGTGGTAAATTATATTAAATATTATGAAAACCTACCCGACATTACGGAGATACAGGAAAACCATATTGATACAGATATTAATCATTATCCTTTAAAAAATACGGCATGCGAATATGACAACGGTTTTATTTTATACTGGAAGTATAATAAACTTCTGTTTGATAAAGAACTGATAGAAGATATCGTAGAATGCCATCAAAATATTCTTGAATTTATGATTAAGAATGATGATAAAACAATAGGAGAACTGAAGAACTATCTCAAGGCGAAAGCCACTACCACGATATAA